A genomic window from Massilia sp. METH4 includes:
- a CDS encoding c-type cytochrome, with protein sequence MVGPAALADATPYQVVEGNKVDAGTLSGWRTWRALACERCHGAQQEGAVGPALTSSLKALSKDEFKNVVLHGRIDKGMPNFDGSKMVVDNIDNLYAYLKGRADGAIAPGKLQEAGK encoded by the coding sequence ATGGTCGGCCCGGCCGCGCTGGCCGACGCCACCCCCTACCAGGTGGTGGAAGGCAACAAGGTCGACGCCGGCACCCTGAGCGGCTGGCGCACGTGGCGCGCGCTGGCGTGCGAGCGCTGCCATGGCGCCCAGCAGGAAGGGGCGGTCGGCCCGGCGCTGACCAGCAGCCTGAAGGCGCTGTCCAAGGACGAGTTCAAGAACGTGGTGCTGCATGGCCGCATCGACAAGGGCATGCCGAACTTCGACGGCAGCAAGATGGTCGTCGACAATATCGACAACCTGTACGCCTACCTGAAGGGCCGCGCCGACGGGGCCATTGCGCCCGGTAAGCTCCAGGAGGCAGGCAAATGA
- the gfa gene encoding S-(hydroxymethyl)glutathione synthase, with product MAMHIHPAVDAGIPPEQAGFAGGTLTCRCATDPVTVRVGAQVSHNHVCGCTKCWKPEGALFSQIAVVGRDKVEVTANGRKLKVVDPTATIQRYACTGCGVHLYGRIENDRHAFHGLDFVHTELSGEPGWAPPTFAAFVSSIIESGADPARMGEVRGRLEELGLPPYDALSPPLMDALAVQAAKLAGTLYKGS from the coding sequence ATGGCCATGCATATCCACCCCGCCGTCGACGCGGGCATCCCGCCGGAACAGGCCGGCTTTGCGGGCGGAACGCTCACGTGCCGCTGCGCGACCGATCCGGTCACCGTGCGCGTCGGTGCCCAGGTCTCCCACAACCATGTGTGCGGCTGCACGAAGTGCTGGAAGCCCGAGGGCGCGCTGTTCTCGCAGATCGCCGTGGTCGGCCGCGACAAGGTGGAGGTCACCGCCAACGGCCGCAAGCTGAAGGTGGTCGATCCCACGGCCACCATCCAGCGCTACGCCTGCACGGGTTGCGGCGTGCACCTGTACGGCCGCATCGAGAACGACAGGCACGCCTTCCACGGGCTCGATTTCGTGCATACGGAACTGTCGGGCGAGCCGGGCTGGGCGCCGCCCACGTTCGCCGCCTTCGTGTCGTCCATCATCGAGTCGGGGGCCGACCCGGCGCGCATGGGCGAGGTGCGGGGCCGGCTCGAGGAACTGGGCCTGCCACCCTACGACGCCCTGTCGCCGCCACTGATGGATGCACTGGCCGTCCAGGCCGCGAAGCTGGCCGGCACGTTGTACAAGGGTTCGTAA
- a CDS encoding S-(hydroxymethyl)glutathione dehydrogenase/class III alcohol dehydrogenase — MKTKAAIAWKAGEPLTIETVDLAPPRAGEVLVEVKATGICHTDYYTLSGADPEGLFPAILGHEGAGVVLETGAGVTSVRAGDHVIPLYTPECRQCKFCLSRKTNLCQSIRATQGRGLMPDGTSRFSLDGKPILHYMGTSTFANHIVVPEIALAKIRADAPFDKACYIGCGVTTGVGAVLFSAKVEAGANVAVFGLGGIGLNVIQAAKMVGADKIIGIDINPARQDIARKFGMTHFINPKEVDNVVDAIVQLTDGGADYSFECVGNTGLMRQALECTHKGWGKSFIIGVAAAGQEISTRPFQLVTGREWKGSAFGGARGRTDVPKIVDWYMDGKINIDDLITHTLPLERINEGFDLMKRGESIRSVVLY, encoded by the coding sequence ATGAAGACGAAAGCTGCGATTGCATGGAAGGCGGGCGAACCGCTGACGATCGAGACGGTGGACCTGGCGCCGCCGCGCGCCGGCGAGGTGCTGGTCGAGGTGAAGGCCACCGGCATCTGCCACACGGATTACTACACCTTGTCCGGTGCCGACCCGGAAGGCCTGTTCCCCGCGATCCTCGGCCACGAGGGCGCCGGCGTGGTGCTGGAAACCGGCGCGGGCGTGACTTCCGTGCGGGCCGGCGACCATGTGATCCCGCTGTACACGCCGGAATGCCGGCAATGCAAGTTCTGCCTGTCCCGCAAGACCAACCTGTGCCAGTCGATCCGCGCCACGCAGGGCCGCGGGCTGATGCCCGACGGGACCAGCCGCTTCTCGCTCGACGGCAAGCCCATCCTGCACTACATGGGCACCTCGACCTTTGCAAACCATATCGTGGTGCCCGAGATCGCCCTGGCGAAGATTCGCGCCGATGCGCCGTTCGACAAGGCGTGCTACATCGGCTGCGGCGTCACGACCGGCGTGGGCGCGGTATTGTTCTCGGCCAAGGTCGAAGCGGGCGCCAACGTGGCCGTGTTCGGCCTGGGCGGCATCGGGCTGAACGTCATCCAGGCCGCGAAGATGGTGGGGGCCGACAAGATCATCGGCATCGATATCAACCCGGCGCGCCAGGACATCGCCCGCAAGTTCGGCATGACCCACTTCATCAACCCGAAGGAAGTCGACAACGTGGTCGATGCGATCGTGCAGCTGACCGACGGCGGCGCCGACTACAGCTTCGAGTGCGTCGGCAACACCGGCCTGATGCGCCAGGCGCTCGAGTGCACGCACAAGGGATGGGGCAAGAGCTTCATCATCGGCGTGGCGGCGGCGGGCCAGGAAATCTCCACCCGGCCGTTCCAGCTGGTGACGGGCCGCGAATGGAAGGGTTCCGCGTTCGGCGGCGCGCGCGGCCGCACCGACGTGCCGAAGATCGTCGACTGGTACATGGACGGCAAGATCAATATCGACGACCTGATCACGCACACCCTGCCGCTCGAGCGCATCAACGAAGGCTTCGACCTGATGAAGCGGGGCGAATCGATCCGCTCCGTGGTGCTGTACTAA
- a CDS encoding TonB-dependent receptor, with protein sequence MNTFRARSVAFHLAWPRTPIAAAAMVLAPAAWAGAPDFPLGPLPVVEIVGIAPQSAAAISRDRLPYAIQRATDRDVTQARADTLPDYLARHAAGINVNDISGSPFQTDVTFRGYRASPVLGSSQGLSVYLDGVRVNEPFGDVINWDMVPEAAIGGVLLVPGSNPLYGLNTLGGALALTTKSGRSHPGLMAEASIGSGARRRFDLSYGAVAGEWHTLLAATAFDEDGWRDHSEGRLGNVFLKVGRTAGGTDWNVALLGGRSRLLGNGLLPGGIEDAPGLYDLDRRAVYTYPDRTRNRLGQATFNLRSELSGGVELTATAYVRHSRRDTVNGDVNDDAGEPCEDDDECAAAVHPAVLNTTSSRQHGEGGSVQLAVARGDHQLSAGLSFDRNRIRFAQFEQEGFFTEDRGVLGDPEEEREPSSSVTGRARTAGLYASDTWQLAPGTWATLSARYNHAKVANTLTTERGVQPREAFSYRKLNPSLGLARQVNAAWTVFANVAQSNRVPTVIELGCADPEQPCRLPVGLQADPWLAQVVSRTVEAGARWHAEAGEATLSLYRTVNRDDILFHSAGTSQQGYFANFDRTRHAGIDAAGRLRTGNVTLRASYSYLAAVYAADGELFTGARNVRVTKGTRLPGLPRHTLKLGADWEPAPGWSVGADAVAVSNLATQGNEDGLVEDPEDGEPERRADWRIRGHALLHLRASWHPAPGWEVFARVNNVFDRRYESYGTVAEDVFPGGRPLAPGADDEPARFVAPGAPRTFVAGLRYRF encoded by the coding sequence TTGAATACATTCCGTGCCCGATCCGTGGCCTTTCATCTCGCATGGCCGCGCACACCGATCGCGGCGGCCGCCATGGTGCTCGCCCCGGCGGCATGGGCCGGCGCGCCGGACTTCCCGCTGGGGCCGCTGCCAGTCGTGGAAATCGTCGGCATCGCCCCACAGTCGGCCGCGGCGATCTCGCGCGACCGCCTGCCGTATGCCATCCAGCGCGCCACCGACCGGGATGTCACCCAGGCGCGCGCGGACACGCTGCCCGACTACCTCGCGCGCCACGCGGCCGGCATCAACGTGAACGACATTTCGGGCAGCCCGTTCCAGACCGACGTCACGTTCCGCGGCTACCGCGCCTCGCCGGTGCTGGGCTCCAGCCAGGGCTTGTCGGTGTACCTGGACGGAGTGCGCGTCAACGAACCCTTCGGCGACGTGATCAACTGGGACATGGTGCCGGAAGCGGCCATCGGCGGCGTGCTGCTGGTGCCGGGCTCGAACCCGCTGTACGGCTTGAACACGCTGGGCGGGGCGCTGGCGCTGACGACGAAGTCGGGCCGCAGCCACCCCGGCCTGATGGCCGAAGCCAGCATCGGCAGCGGCGCGCGGCGCCGGTTCGACCTGTCGTATGGCGCCGTGGCCGGCGAATGGCACACGCTGCTGGCCGCCACGGCCTTCGACGAGGATGGCTGGCGCGACCATTCGGAAGGACGCCTCGGCAATGTGTTCCTGAAGGTGGGCCGCACCGCCGGCGGCACCGACTGGAACGTGGCACTGCTGGGCGGCCGCAGCCGGCTGCTGGGCAATGGCCTGCTGCCGGGCGGCATCGAGGACGCGCCCGGCCTGTACGACCTGGACCGTCGCGCCGTCTACACCTACCCGGACCGGACCCGCAACCGGCTGGGGCAGGCGACGTTCAATCTGCGCAGCGAGCTGTCGGGCGGCGTCGAGCTGACGGCCACCGCCTATGTGCGGCACAGCCGTCGCGATACGGTCAACGGCGACGTGAACGACGATGCCGGGGAACCTTGCGAGGACGACGACGAGTGCGCGGCGGCCGTGCATCCCGCGGTGCTCAATACCACCAGCTCGCGGCAGCACGGCGAAGGCGGCAGCGTGCAACTGGCCGTCGCGCGCGGCGATCACCAGCTGAGCGCAGGGCTGTCGTTCGACCGCAACCGCATCCGCTTCGCGCAGTTCGAGCAGGAGGGCTTCTTCACGGAAGACCGCGGCGTGCTGGGCGACCCGGAGGAGGAGCGGGAGCCGTCGTCCTCGGTCACCGGGCGGGCGCGCACGGCGGGGCTGTACGCGAGCGACACGTGGCAGCTGGCGCCCGGCACCTGGGCCACGCTCTCGGCGCGCTACAACCATGCGAAGGTGGCGAACACGCTCACCACCGAGCGCGGGGTGCAGCCGCGCGAAGCCTTCAGCTATCGCAAGCTCAATCCCTCGCTGGGCCTGGCCCGGCAGGTGAACGCCGCGTGGACGGTGTTTGCCAACGTGGCGCAGAGCAACCGCGTGCCCACCGTGATCGAACTGGGGTGCGCCGACCCCGAGCAGCCTTGCCGCCTGCCGGTCGGCTTGCAAGCCGATCCCTGGCTGGCGCAGGTCGTGTCGCGCACCGTCGAGGCGGGAGCGCGCTGGCACGCGGAAGCGGGCGAGGCGACCCTGTCGCTGTACCGCACGGTCAACCGCGACGACATCCTGTTCCACAGCGCCGGCACCAGCCAGCAGGGCTACTTCGCGAACTTCGACCGCACGCGCCATGCGGGCATCGATGCCGCCGGCCGCCTGCGGACCGGCAACGTCACGCTACGCGCCAGCTACAGCTACCTGGCGGCCGTCTACGCCGCCGACGGCGAACTGTTCACTGGCGCCCGCAATGTGCGGGTGACGAAGGGCACGCGCCTGCCCGGCCTGCCGCGCCACACGCTCAAGCTGGGTGCCGACTGGGAGCCCGCTCCGGGCTGGAGCGTCGGGGCCGACGCCGTCGCCGTCTCGAACCTGGCCACGCAGGGCAACGAGGATGGCCTGGTCGAGGACCCCGAGGACGGCGAGCCGGAGCGCCGGGCCGACTGGCGCATCCGCGGCCACGCCTTGCTGCACCTGCGCGCCTCCTGGCACCCGGCGCCCGGCTGGGAAGTGTTCGCCCGCGTGAACAATGTGTTCGACCGCCGCTACGAGAGCTATGGCACGGTGGCGGAAGACGTCTTCCCCGGCGGGCGGCCGCTGGCGCCCGGTGCCGACGATGAACCGGCACGCTTCGTCGCGCCCGGCGCGCCGCGCACCTTCGTGGCGGGACTGCGCTACCGTTTCTGA
- the bluB gene encoding 5,6-dimethylbenzimidazole synthase: MTHPHRYDQAAIDGVYRAIRERRDMRHFRPDPIEPAQLARFIEAAHCAPSVGYMQPWRFLRITDTALRGALHAHVDAERALTAEAMGERADEFMRLKVEGILSCGELLVVGLVDGRERYVFGRRTMPEMDLASAACAIQNFWLAARAEGIGAGWVSLFDPEHVRTLCGMPEGSRPIALLCVGHVEEFYPEPMLQMERWDRRRELGEIVYENAWGTR; this comes from the coding sequence ATGACCCATCCGCACCGATACGACCAGGCCGCCATCGACGGCGTCTACCGCGCGATCCGCGAACGCCGCGACATGCGCCACTTCCGCCCCGACCCGATCGAGCCCGCGCAACTGGCGCGCTTCATCGAGGCCGCCCACTGCGCGCCCAGCGTCGGCTACATGCAGCCATGGCGCTTCCTGCGCATCACCGACACGGCGCTGCGCGGCGCCCTGCACGCCCACGTCGACGCCGAGCGCGCGCTGACGGCCGAGGCGATGGGCGAGCGGGCCGACGAATTCATGCGGCTCAAGGTGGAAGGCATCCTGTCCTGCGGCGAGCTGCTCGTGGTCGGCCTCGTTGACGGTCGCGAGCGCTACGTGTTCGGGCGCCGCACGATGCCGGAAATGGACCTGGCCTCGGCCGCGTGCGCGATCCAGAACTTCTGGCTCGCCGCCCGCGCGGAGGGGATCGGCGCGGGGTGGGTGTCGCTGTTCGATCCGGAGCACGTGCGCACGCTGTGCGGCATGCCGGAGGGGAGCCGCCCCATCGCGCTGCTGTGCGTGGGGCATGTGGAGGAGTTTTATCCGGAGCCGATGCTGCAGATGGAGCGGTGGGACCGCCGGCGCGAGCTGGGGGAGATCGTGTATGAGAATGCCTGGGGCACGCGGTGA
- a CDS encoding (2Fe-2S) ferredoxin domain-containing protein, translated as MSEAVVKPKIGSYHRHLLVCTGPRCSADGASQALFDSLGEKLKAAGLAAGDLRVKRSRVSCFAACKGGPIVCVQPDGTWYYNVTEQNMDRIIEEHLCQGRKVGELVFHQHGQPCADS; from the coding sequence ATGAGCGAGGCAGTCGTGAAACCGAAGATCGGCAGCTACCACCGCCACCTGCTGGTGTGCACCGGCCCCCGCTGCAGCGCCGACGGTGCCTCGCAGGCGCTGTTCGACAGCCTGGGCGAGAAGTTGAAGGCCGCCGGGCTGGCGGCCGGCGACCTGCGCGTCAAGCGCAGCCGCGTCAGCTGCTTTGCCGCCTGCAAGGGCGGCCCCATCGTCTGCGTCCAGCCGGATGGCACGTGGTACTACAATGTCACGGAACAGAACATGGACCGTATCATCGAGGAACACCTGTGCCAGGGAAGGAAGGTCGGGGAGCTGGTGTTTCATCAGCACGGCCAGCCATGCGCGGATTCATGA
- the cobJ gene encoding precorrin-3B C(17)-methyltransferase, with protein MNDSLQTAAQAPAQAQTQAGKIMLVGIGPGSVDHMTARARAAIAEADVVIGYVTYIKLVVDLLEGKEIIRKSMTEELDRAVSALEAARAGKKVALISSGDAGVYGMAGPTYEVLFQSGWTPDDPVQVEIVPGASALNSCAALVGAPLTHDFCAISLSDLLTPWPTIARRLDAVAMADFVVALYNPKSGRRTRQIVEAQRLFLRHRRADTPVAIVKSAYRRRENIVFTTLDSMADADIGMLSTVLIGNSNTFVRNGLMVTPRGYANKYDMEEGGTTREGEKAGRSLSTGLLGWLDTLQAEHAAGASVEALAQSHRLPADYIRATLAEPWQDEATDTVEGEA; from the coding sequence ATGAACGATTCATTGCAGACAGCAGCGCAGGCACCAGCGCAGGCACAAACACAAGCCGGCAAGATCATGCTGGTCGGCATAGGCCCCGGCAGCGTGGACCACATGACCGCCCGCGCCCGCGCCGCCATTGCCGAAGCGGACGTCGTGATCGGCTACGTCACCTACATCAAGCTGGTGGTCGATCTCCTCGAAGGCAAGGAAATCATCCGCAAGTCGATGACCGAGGAACTCGACCGCGCCGTCAGCGCCCTGGAAGCGGCGCGCGCGGGCAAGAAGGTGGCACTGATCTCGTCGGGCGACGCGGGCGTGTACGGCATGGCCGGCCCCACCTACGAGGTCCTGTTCCAGTCGGGGTGGACGCCGGACGACCCGGTGCAGGTGGAAATCGTGCCCGGCGCCTCGGCGCTGAACAGCTGCGCGGCCCTCGTCGGCGCGCCGCTGACGCACGACTTCTGCGCCATTTCCCTGTCCGACCTGCTGACGCCGTGGCCGACGATCGCGCGCCGGCTGGACGCCGTGGCGATGGCCGACTTCGTGGTGGCACTGTACAACCCGAAGAGCGGCCGGCGCACGCGCCAGATCGTCGAGGCGCAGCGCCTGTTCCTGCGCCACCGCCGGGCGGACACGCCGGTGGCGATCGTGAAAAGCGCCTACCGGCGCCGCGAGAACATCGTCTTCACCACGCTGGACAGCATGGCCGATGCCGATATCGGCATGCTCAGCACCGTCCTGATCGGCAACAGCAATACCTTCGTGCGCAATGGCCTGATGGTCACGCCGCGCGGCTATGCCAATAAATACGACATGGAAGAGGGCGGCACCACCCGCGAAGGCGAGAAGGCGGGGCGTTCGCTGTCCACCGGCCTGCTGGGCTGGCTGGACACGCTGCAAGCCGAGCACGCGGCCGGCGCCAGCGTGGAAGCGCTGGCGCAAAGCCACCGCCTGCCCGCCGACTACATCCGCGCCACGCTCGCCGAACCGTGGCAGGACGAGGCCACCGATACCGTGGAGGGCGAAGCATGA
- a CDS encoding cobalamin biosynthesis protein translates to MKLYTVGLGCDRGAALETVREAVHAALAEAGATPGQVLAAATIVIKQDEAALLAIARELDWPLRFYAAHELAAVPVPHPSETVLRHTGTPSVSEAAALLAAGPGTPMSALVVEKYKYRGADGRHATVSIARKEP, encoded by the coding sequence GTGAAGCTGTACACCGTGGGCCTGGGTTGCGACCGCGGCGCGGCCCTGGAAACCGTGCGCGAAGCCGTGCACGCCGCGCTGGCCGAAGCGGGCGCCACGCCCGGCCAAGTGCTGGCCGCGGCCACCATCGTCATCAAGCAGGACGAGGCGGCGCTGCTGGCCATCGCCCGCGAACTTGACTGGCCGCTGCGCTTCTACGCGGCCCACGAGCTGGCCGCCGTGCCCGTGCCGCATCCGTCGGAGACCGTGCTGCGCCATACGGGCACGCCGTCGGTCAGCGAGGCGGCCGCGCTGCTGGCCGCCGGGCCGGGCACACCGATGTCGGCGCTCGTCGTCGAAAAATACAAATACCGGGGCGCGGATGGCCGTCATGCCACCGTCTCGATCGCCAGGAAGGAACCATGA
- a CDS encoding cobalamin biosynthesis central domain-containing protein encodes MNQCADTTPRLCLVAITKHGAAQAARLAAELPEADICAAAKFAAAFDGLPNRLRSYDGAMRDEIGPLFAGYDQIVFFVSLGAVVRLIAPHLRSKDEDPGVIVVDDAGQYVIPVLSGHVGGANEWSERVAALLGAAPVLTTASDVGRTIPVDILGRHLGWRVEAPKINVTRVSAHVVNGEPIAFVQEAGSPDWWTRPTPLPDNIHRYSRLTDVPLDRYAALLWVTHADVPAERWQALHERLVVYRPPVEGTQ; translated from the coding sequence ATGAACCAATGCGCCGACACCACCCCGCGCCTGTGCCTGGTGGCGATCACGAAACACGGCGCCGCGCAGGCCGCGCGCCTGGCTGCCGAGCTGCCCGAAGCCGATATCTGCGCGGCCGCGAAGTTCGCCGCCGCGTTCGACGGCCTGCCGAACCGGCTGCGCAGCTATGACGGCGCGATGCGCGACGAGATCGGCCCGCTGTTCGCCGGCTATGACCAGATCGTATTCTTCGTTTCGCTGGGCGCCGTCGTGCGCCTGATCGCACCGCACTTGCGCAGCAAGGATGAAGACCCGGGCGTGATCGTGGTTGACGATGCGGGCCAATACGTGATCCCGGTGCTGTCGGGCCACGTGGGCGGCGCGAACGAATGGAGCGAGCGCGTGGCCGCATTGCTCGGCGCGGCACCGGTGCTGACCACCGCGTCCGACGTGGGCCGTACCATCCCCGTCGACATCCTGGGCCGCCACCTGGGCTGGAGGGTGGAGGCGCCGAAGATCAACGTCACCCGCGTGTCGGCGCACGTGGTGAACGGCGAGCCGATCGCCTTCGTGCAGGAAGCGGGCAGCCCCGACTGGTGGACCCGCCCGACGCCGCTGCCGGACAACATCCACCGCTACAGCCGCCTGACCGACGTGCCGCTGGATCGCTATGCGGCCTTGCTGTGGGTCACGCATGCCGACGTGCCGGCAGAGCGCTGGCAGGCGCTGCATGAGCGGCTCGTGGTCTACCGCCCGCCGGTGGAGGGCACGCAGTGA
- the cobI gene encoding precorrin-2 C(20)-methyltransferase produces the protein MSVDKSADKNAGTLWGISLGPGDPGLITRAAWAALERRDAVWVYPARSGKTPSYALDIVTRAGLAPPEEHALLLFPMTHDGEKLARAWLRAAETVLPWLRAGRDVLFLVEGDASTYATFGHLARTVRALDPAIPMQVIAGVNAFTAACAAADTPFAEQDDTVAIVPAAYGVSAVDRLLPDFDTLVLMKVKPILDELIDWLERRGLLAGAHFIERVGAPDERRIGGEGILALRGAKVSYLSLLLVRHPHRIRGERIKGCLRKGSPFPSTTEEA, from the coding sequence ATGAGTGTGGACAAGAGCGCGGACAAGAACGCGGGCACCCTGTGGGGCATCTCGCTGGGCCCCGGCGATCCCGGCCTGATCACCCGCGCCGCCTGGGCGGCGCTGGAGCGGCGCGATGCCGTGTGGGTCTACCCGGCCCGCAGCGGCAAGACGCCCAGCTACGCGCTCGACATCGTGACCCGTGCCGGGCTGGCGCCGCCGGAAGAGCACGCGCTGCTGCTGTTCCCGATGACGCATGACGGCGAAAAGCTGGCGCGCGCCTGGTTGCGCGCCGCCGAGACCGTGCTGCCGTGGCTGCGTGCCGGGCGCGACGTGCTGTTCCTCGTCGAAGGCGACGCCAGCACCTATGCCACGTTCGGCCACCTGGCGCGCACCGTGCGCGCCCTCGACCCGGCCATCCCCATGCAGGTGATCGCCGGCGTGAACGCGTTCACGGCCGCCTGCGCCGCGGCGGACACGCCGTTCGCCGAGCAGGACGACACGGTGGCCATCGTGCCGGCCGCCTACGGCGTGAGCGCCGTCGACCGCCTGCTGCCCGACTTCGACACGCTCGTGCTGATGAAGGTAAAACCCATCCTGGACGAGTTGATCGACTGGCTGGAACGGCGCGGCCTGCTGGCCGGCGCCCATTTCATCGAGCGCGTGGGCGCGCCGGACGAGCGGCGCATCGGCGGCGAGGGCATCCTCGCGCTGCGCGGCGCGAAGGTCAGCTACCTGTCGCTGCTGCTGGTGCGCCACCCGCACCGCATCCGCGGCGAACGCATCAAGGGTTGCCTGCGCAAGGGCAGCCCGTTCCCATCAACCACGGAGGAAGCATGA
- the cbiE gene encoding precorrin-6y C5,15-methyltransferase (decarboxylating) subunit CbiE encodes MDTVTKDPNPCRVIGVLDDGAASLSPAALAHVRSADVVIGGARTLALLEAELKSASVRHDLTGRLKQVPDWVRAARADHLHCVVLATGDPLCHGIAPYLAQHLCVQALDILPNLSTLQLACARIGLAWHDARIVSVHAKDAGEWRRGAAPGHGLYGLAQALRAEARLLVLTSPDNSPDRIARLLLAEGLGEEFLMAVAENLLQPEERVLAELTPQEAAGMRFAALNVVLLWRVAPVARPVRFGLADSAFAQRQPEKGLITKQEVRAVSLARLQLRDDSVVWDIGAGSGSVGLEAARLCPRGHVFAIEKNEADHAIAAHNHAAFGVSNYTLIHGKAPDGLDAWPDPDAVFIGGSGGELAALIAQVLDRLRPGGNLVMNFVTLENLATATAALQALKASPENENGSACVSWGQTPGTRAQQEVTWDVLQLQAARSKPILHMHRMAAENPVWIVCARRVA; translated from the coding sequence ATGGATACTGTTACCAAAGACCCGAACCCCTGCCGTGTCATCGGCGTGCTCGACGACGGCGCGGCCAGCCTCAGCCCGGCAGCGCTGGCGCACGTGCGCAGCGCCGACGTGGTGATCGGCGGCGCCCGCACACTGGCGCTGCTGGAGGCGGAATTGAAAAGCGCCAGCGTGCGGCACGACCTGACGGGGCGCCTGAAGCAGGTGCCCGACTGGGTGCGCGCCGCGCGCGCCGACCACCTGCACTGCGTGGTGCTGGCCACCGGCGACCCGCTGTGCCACGGCATCGCTCCCTACCTGGCGCAGCACCTGTGCGTGCAGGCGTTGGACATCCTGCCCAACCTGTCGACCCTGCAACTGGCCTGTGCCCGCATCGGCCTGGCCTGGCACGATGCGCGCATCGTCTCCGTGCATGCGAAGGATGCCGGCGAGTGGCGGCGCGGCGCCGCGCCCGGCCACGGCCTGTACGGCCTGGCGCAGGCGCTTCGCGCCGAAGCGCGGCTGCTGGTGCTGACGAGCCCAGACAACAGCCCCGATCGCATCGCCCGCCTGCTGCTGGCCGAGGGCCTCGGCGAGGAGTTCCTGATGGCGGTGGCGGAGAACCTGCTGCAGCCGGAAGAGCGCGTGCTGGCCGAACTGACGCCGCAGGAGGCGGCGGGCATGCGCTTCGCCGCGCTGAACGTCGTGCTGCTGTGGCGCGTGGCGCCGGTTGCGCGCCCGGTGCGCTTCGGCCTGGCCGACAGCGCCTTCGCGCAACGCCAGCCCGAGAAGGGCTTGATCACCAAGCAGGAAGTGCGCGCCGTGAGCCTGGCGCGCCTCCAGCTGCGCGACGACAGCGTGGTTTGGGATATCGGCGCCGGCTCCGGCTCCGTGGGGCTGGAAGCGGCGCGCCTGTGCCCGCGCGGCCACGTCTTCGCGATCGAGAAGAACGAGGCGGACCACGCGATCGCCGCGCACAACCACGCCGCCTTCGGCGTCAGCAACTACACGCTCATCCACGGCAAGGCGCCGGATGGACTGGATGCCTGGCCCGACCCGGACGCCGTGTTCATCGGCGGCTCCGGCGGCGAACTGGCCGCGCTGATCGCCCAGGTGCTGGACCGCCTGCGGCCCGGCGGCAACCTGGTGATGAATTTCGTGACCTTGGAAAACCTGGCCACGGCCACCGCCGCCTTGCAGGCACTCAAAGCGTCGCCAGAAAACGAGAACGGCTCAGCTTGTGTCTCGTGGGGTCAGACCCCAGGGACACGAGCTCAACAGGAGGTGACTTGGGACGTGCTGCAACTGCAGGCGGCCCGCAGCAAGCCGATCCTGCACATGCACCGCATGGCGGCCGAGAATCCCGTCTGGATCGTCTGCGCGCGGAGGGTGGCATGA